In one window of Solanum pennellii chromosome 2, SPENNV200 DNA:
- the LOC107011431 gene encoding geranylgeranyl pyrophosphate synthase, chloroplastic-like, whose amino-acid sequence MSMLKRVIYNLVKLSTRGTPNRFRSAGTKLLLSSEETAEVMFRPKARAFCNSKGFSKNESEVINHEDILGEAGKTTSVFDFKSYMVQKIKSVNQALDAAVPIREPIKFHEAMRYSLLSEGKRICPVLCIAACELVGGQESTAMPAACGMEMIHAMCMMHDDLPCMDNDDLRRGKLSHHKVYGENVTVLAGYSLVALAFQHMTTATKGVHPKTMARAVGELARLIGPEGAAAGQVLDLLCGGNSDTGLEELEYIHRHKTADFAEAAAVVGAMIGGASEKEINRLEKFSKCLGLLFQVVDDILDVTKSSEQLGKTAGKDLLANKLTYPKMIGIDKSKEYAQKLNKEAKEQLVGFDPEKSAPLLAMADFVLHRQK is encoded by the coding sequence ATGTCTATGCTAAAAAGAGTAATCTACAATCTTGTGAAACTGAGTACAAGAGGCACTCCAAATAGATTCAGATCTGCAGGAACAAAGTTGCTTCTTTCTTCAGAGGAAACGGCAGAGGTTATGTTCCGGCCAAAAGCAAGAGCCTTTTGTAATAGCAAAGGTTTTTCCAAGAATGAAAGTGAAGTTATCAACCATGAAGACATACTCGGAGAAGCTGGAAAAACAACAAGTGtctttgatttcaaaagttacATGGTTCAAAAGATCAAATCCGTCAATCAAGCCTTAGATGCTGCTGTTCCAATCAGAGAGCCTATCAAGTTCCATGAAGCAATGAGATACTCACTCCTTTCTGAAGGCAAGCGGATTTGTCCTGTACTCTGTATAGCCGCCTGTGAGCTTGTTGGTGGCCAAGAATCAACAGCAATGCCTGCTGCTTGTGGAATGGAGATGATACATGCTATGTGTATGATGCACGACGACCTTCCCTGCATGGACAACGATGATCTCCGTCGAGGAAAGCTGTCACATCACAAGGTTTATGGCGAAAATGTCACTGTTTTAGCTGGTTATTCCCTTGTTGCCTTAGCATTTCAGCATATGACAACAGCCACTAAAGGTGTACACCCGAAAACAATGGCTCGTGCTGTTGGAGAACTAGCAAGATTGATAGGTCCAGAGGGGGCAGCGGCTGGCCAGGTGCTTGACTTGCTGTGTGGAGGTAACTCTGATACTGGATTAGAAGAGCTCGAGTATATTCATCGTCACAAAACTGCAGACTTTGCAGAGGCTGCGGCCGTTGTAGGAGCAATGATTGGTGGTGCGTCCGAGAAGGAGATTAATAGACTTGAAAAATTCTCCAAGTGTCTTGGACTGCTGTTTCAGGTTGTGGATGACATTCTTGATGTGACTAAATCCTCTGAGCAATTAGGAAAGACAGCGGGGAAGGATTTGTTGGCTAACAAATTGACGTACCCAAAGATGATTGGCATTGACAAGTCCAAAGAATACGCCCAAAAACTTAACAAGGAGGCCAAGGAACAACTTGTCGGATTTGATCCAGAAAAGTCAGCTCCATTACTTGCTATGGCAGATTTCGTTCTTCATCGGCAAAAATGA
- the LOC107010484 gene encoding geranylgeranyl pyrophosphate synthase 7, chloroplastic-like — translation MSMRKGVIHNLARLSTRGTPKRFRSSGTKLLLSSEETTEVIFLPKARSFCNSTDLSKNESKVIKHENICSESGKTTRSVFDLKSYMLQKVKSVNQALDAAVPIKEPIKFHEAMRYSLLSEGKRVCPVLCIAACELVGGQESTVMPAACGMEMIIAMCLMHDDLPCMDNGDLRRGKLSNHKVYGENVTVLAGYSLVALAFEHMATTTKGVHPKTMVRAVGEVARLIGPEGAVAGQVLDMLCGDKSDTGLEELKYIHSHKTADFTEAAAIVGALLGGASEEEINRVRKFSQCFGLMYQVVDDILDVTKSSEQLGKTAGKDLLANKLTYPKMIGIDKSKEYAQKLSKEAKEQLVGFAPEKAAPLLAMTDFLLHRQK, via the coding sequence ATGTCTATGCGAAAAGGAGTAATCCACAATCTTGCAAGACTTAGTACAAGAGGTACTCCAAAAAGATTCAGATCTTCAGGAACAAAGTTGCTTCTTTCTTCAGAGGAAACAACAGAAGTTATATTCCTCCCAAAAGCAAGATCCTTTTGTAATAGCACAGATCTTTCCAAGAATGAATCCAAAGTTATCAAACATGAAAATATATGCAGTGAATCTGGTAAGACAACAAGAAGTGTCTTTGATTTGAAAAGTTACATGCTCCAAAAGGTCAAATCTGTCAATCAAGCCTTAGATGCTGCTGTTCCAATCAAAGAGCCTATCAAGTTCCATGAAGCAATGAGATACTCACTCCTTTCTGAAGGCAAGCGGGTTTGCCCTGTACTCTGCATAGCCGCCTGTGAGCTTGTTGGTGGGCAAGAATCAACGGTGATGCCTGCTGCTTGCGGAATGGAGATGATAATCGCTATGTGTCTGATGCACGACGACCTTCCCTGCATGGACAATGGTGATCTCCGTCGAGGAAAGCTGTCAAATCACAAGGTTTATGGCGAAAATGTCACTGTTCTAGCTGGTTATTCACTTGTTGCCTTAGCATTTGAGCATATGGCAACAACCACTAAAGGGGTGCACCCAAAAACAATGGTTCGTGCTGTTGGAGAAGTAGCAAGATTGATTGGACCAGAGGGGGCAGTGGCTGGCCAGGTGCTCGACATGCTGTGTGGAGATAAATCTGATACTGGATTGGAAGAGCTTAAGTATATTCATAGTCACAAGACAGCAGATTTTACAGAAGCCGCGGCTATTGTAGGAGCATTGCTTGGTGGTGCATCTGAGGAGGAGATTAATAGAGTTAGGAAATTCTCGCAGTGTTTTGGACTGATGTATCAGGTTGTGGATGATATTCTTGATGTTACTAAATCCTCTGAGCAACTAGGAAAGACAGCGGGGAAGGATTTGTTGGCCAACAAATTGACGTACCCAAAGATGATTGGCATTGACAAGTCCAAAGAATATGCTCAAAAACTTAGCAAGGAGGCCAAGGAGCAGCTTGTTGGTTTTGCTCCAGAGAAGGCAGCTCCACTTCTTGCTATGACAGATTTCCTTCTTCATCGGCAAAAATGA
- the LOC107008741 gene encoding allene oxide cyclase, chloroplastic-like translates to MATVSSASAALRTISSSSSKLSSAFQTKKIQSFKLPNPLISQTHKLTTTSTTASRSFSCKSQSTSTDSTNTEVQELSVYEINERDRGSPAYLRLSQKTVNSLGDLVPFSNKLYTADLKKRIGITAGLCILIKHEEEKKGDRYEAVYSFYFGDYGHIAVQGAYLTYEETYLAVTGGSGIFAGVSGQVKLQQLIFPFKLFYTFYLKGIPGLPSELLCTAVPPSPTVEPTPEAKACEEGAALKNYTN, encoded by the exons ATGGCCACTGTTTCCTCAGCCTCTGCTGCTCTTAGAACCATTTCTTCTTCCTCATCCAAGCTATCCTCTGCCTTCCAAACTAAAAAGATCCAATCTTTTAAACTCCCAAACCCTCTCATTTCTCAGACTCATAAACTTACTACCACCTCCACTACTGCTTCCAGATCATTTTCCTGCAAGAGCCAGAGCACCTCAACAGATTCAACTAATA CTGAAGTTCAAGAACTTAGTGTCTATGAGATCAATGAACGTGATCGTGGAAGCCCTGCTTATCTTCGATTGAGCCAAAAGACTGTCAATTCACTCGGAGATCTTGTCCCCTTTAGCAACAAG CTATATACTGCAGATCTAAAGAAGAGAATTGGAATAACAGCAGGACTCTGCATTCTGATCAAGCacgaagaagagaagaaaggaGATCGCTATGAAGCTGTTTACAGCTTCTACTTCGGCGATTACGGTCATATCGCCGTTCAGGGAGCGTACTTAACCTATGAAGAAACTTACCTAGCCGTCACCGGTGGATCCGGCATATTTGCAGGGGTTTCCGGTCAAGTGAAATTGCAGCAActcattttcccttttaagCTATTTTACACTTTTTACTTGAAGGGGATCCCCGGTCTGCCATCTGAATTGTTGTGTACGGCGGTTCCTCCGTCGCCGACGGTGGAGCCAACACCTGAAGCTAAAGCTTGTGAGGAAGGGGCCGCACtgaaaaattatactaattaa
- the LOC107011751 gene encoding uncharacterized protein LOC107011751 isoform X1 — protein sequence MVVEAHQLFLPKPPFSSPSFPSPPPHFSSFLFHPSSLSLALFHSDSSISLYSSFSPFSISSFPPPQTTLHPPISAAAFLLLRNPNPITLFLISSPISGGSAVLFRFYILNSARKSFTPAKVVCNHTDFKFDESKFGVVFGVSHGVSLKLVADVNAFALYSISNGRVWVFAVKHLGGEELKLMKYAVIDCSLPVFSISVSFGVLILGEDNGVRVFPLRPLVKGRVKKERATKKKNLNGGLEKDKMEIKKLPLRNGMIHGMNAEISAADGSKLMELKFPSNGILDERVENRTESAKLRSVRLRQDSREGIANFVAFKNKDDNFESIKIPVKSAKAIGIQALSSTRFLILDSEGNLHLLVLATSVHGSETPYSMKQLTHNMKVRKLTVLPDSSTRTQTVWITDALHTVHMIAVTDMDASSVNQTDSKDPAEKLVQTSVVQAIFSSEKVQEIAALSANTILLLGQGSMFAYAIS from the exons ATGGTAGTTGAAGCTCATCAGCTTTTTCTTCCAAAACCCCCTTTCTCTTCTCCTTCTTTCCCTTCTCCACCAccccatttttcttctttcctttttcacCCTTCTTCTCTCTCTTTAGCTCTCTTCCATTCCGATTCTTCTATCTCTCTCtactcttctttctctcctttCTCTATCTCTTCCTTTCCTCCTCCCCAAACCACTCTCCATCCCCCCATCTCCGCCGCCGCTTTCCTCCTCCTACGGAACCCTAATCCGATCACCCTCTTTCTCATCTCATCTCCTATTTCCGGAGGCTCCGCAGTTCTCTTCCGTTTCTATATCCTTAATTCTGCTAGGAAGTCTTTTACTCCGGCCAAAGTTGTATGCAATCACACTGATTTCAAGTTTGATGAGAGTAAATTCGGGGTGGTTTTTGGGGTTTCTCATGGGGTTTCCCTGAAATTGGTTGCCGATGTTAATGCATTTGCGTTGTACTCTATTTCGAATGGTAGAGTTTGGGTTTTTGCTGTGAAACACCTGGGGGGTGAGGAGCTGAAATTGATGAAGTATGCCGTGATTGATTGTTCTCTGCCCGTGTTTTCTATTAGTGTATCTTTTGGGGTCCTGATTTTGGGGGAAGATAATGGAGTCAGGGTTTTCCCCCTGCGGCCATTGGTCAAAGGAAGAGTTAAGAAAGAGAGGGCTACCAAGAAGAAAAATTTGAATGGTGGGTTAGAAAAAGATAAGATGGAGATAAAAAAGCTACCTTTACGAAATGGGATGATTCATGGCATGAATGCTGAGATTAGTGCTGCTGATGGTAGCAAATTGATGGAATTGAAGTTTCCTTCCAATGGTATATTGGATGAAAGGGTCGAGAACCGCACTGAATCAG CAAAGTTAAGGTCTGTGAGACTCAGACAAGATTCCAGAGAGGGTATTGCAAACTTCGTGGCATTCAAGAACAAGGATGATAATTTTGAGTCGATCAAGATACCGGTTAAGTCGGCAAAAGCTATTGGCATTCAGGCCTTATCTTCAACCAGGTTTCTGATCTTGGACTCCGAAGGAAATCTTCACCTCTTGGTCCTTGCAACTTCTGTTCATGGATCAGAGACTCCTTATAGCATGAAACAGTTAACTCACAACATGAAAGTTCGAAAGCTCACTGTTCTTCCGGATTCTTCTACAA GAACACAAACTGTTTGGATAACAGATGCACTTCATACTGTACACATGATTGCGGTGACTGACATGGATGCATCTTCTGTCAATCAAACTGACAGCAAGGATCCTGCAGAGAAGCTTGTACAGACTTCAG TTGTGCAAGCAATATTTTCCAGTGAAAAGGTCCAAGAAATTGCAGCTTTGTCTGCGAATACAATATTGCTTCTTGGACAAG GAAGCATGTTTGCATATGCAATTTCCTAG
- the LOC107011751 gene encoding uncharacterized protein LOC107011751 isoform X2 — MVVEAHQLFLPKPPFSSPSFPSPPPHFSSFLFHPSSLSLALFHSDSSISLYSSFSPFSISSFPPPQTTLHPPISAAAFLLLRNPNPITLFLISSPISGGSAVLFRFYILNSARKSFTPAKVVCNHTDFKFDESKFGVVFGVSHGVSLKLVADVNAFALYSISNGRVWVFAVKHLGGEELKLMKYAVIDCSLPVFSISVSFGVLILGEDNGVRVFPLRPLVKGRVKKERATKKKNLNGGLEKDKMEIKKLPLRNGMIHGMNAEISAADGSKLMELKFPSNGILDERVENRTESAKLRSVRLRQDSREGIANFVAFKNKDDNFESIKIPVKSAKAIGIQALSSTRFLILDSEGNLHLLVLATSVHGSETPYSMKQLTHNMKVRKLTVLPDSSTRTQTVWITDALHTVHMIAVTDMDASSVNQTDSKDPAEKLVQTSVKLFGGSD, encoded by the exons ATGGTAGTTGAAGCTCATCAGCTTTTTCTTCCAAAACCCCCTTTCTCTTCTCCTTCTTTCCCTTCTCCACCAccccatttttcttctttcctttttcacCCTTCTTCTCTCTCTTTAGCTCTCTTCCATTCCGATTCTTCTATCTCTCTCtactcttctttctctcctttCTCTATCTCTTCCTTTCCTCCTCCCCAAACCACTCTCCATCCCCCCATCTCCGCCGCCGCTTTCCTCCTCCTACGGAACCCTAATCCGATCACCCTCTTTCTCATCTCATCTCCTATTTCCGGAGGCTCCGCAGTTCTCTTCCGTTTCTATATCCTTAATTCTGCTAGGAAGTCTTTTACTCCGGCCAAAGTTGTATGCAATCACACTGATTTCAAGTTTGATGAGAGTAAATTCGGGGTGGTTTTTGGGGTTTCTCATGGGGTTTCCCTGAAATTGGTTGCCGATGTTAATGCATTTGCGTTGTACTCTATTTCGAATGGTAGAGTTTGGGTTTTTGCTGTGAAACACCTGGGGGGTGAGGAGCTGAAATTGATGAAGTATGCCGTGATTGATTGTTCTCTGCCCGTGTTTTCTATTAGTGTATCTTTTGGGGTCCTGATTTTGGGGGAAGATAATGGAGTCAGGGTTTTCCCCCTGCGGCCATTGGTCAAAGGAAGAGTTAAGAAAGAGAGGGCTACCAAGAAGAAAAATTTGAATGGTGGGTTAGAAAAAGATAAGATGGAGATAAAAAAGCTACCTTTACGAAATGGGATGATTCATGGCATGAATGCTGAGATTAGTGCTGCTGATGGTAGCAAATTGATGGAATTGAAGTTTCCTTCCAATGGTATATTGGATGAAAGGGTCGAGAACCGCACTGAATCAG CAAAGTTAAGGTCTGTGAGACTCAGACAAGATTCCAGAGAGGGTATTGCAAACTTCGTGGCATTCAAGAACAAGGATGATAATTTTGAGTCGATCAAGATACCGGTTAAGTCGGCAAAAGCTATTGGCATTCAGGCCTTATCTTCAACCAGGTTTCTGATCTTGGACTCCGAAGGAAATCTTCACCTCTTGGTCCTTGCAACTTCTGTTCATGGATCAGAGACTCCTTATAGCATGAAACAGTTAACTCACAACATGAAAGTTCGAAAGCTCACTGTTCTTCCGGATTCTTCTACAA GAACACAAACTGTTTGGATAACAGATGCACTTCATACTGTACACATGATTGCGGTGACTGACATGGATGCATCTTCTGTCAATCAAACTGACAGCAAGGATCCTGCAGAGAAGCTTGTACAGACTTCAG TGAAGCTATTTGGAGGATCTGACTAG
- the LOC107009357 gene encoding uncharacterized protein LOC107009357, translating into MKIETSMAQSPIGNSTRRSDDCDFNLREWTLKAKISRENTNSRRFSASYIRSFREDAKSFRSNISISSTASSPGYITLRDEIDPSTYSFTTALKALQAKTTYSWEYMSPDGLALNSKWNEAEKYICNPLSGEVPLECLSAKTLSGRSFRQLTNKITMSAPLIYPSQYQTRARQFCPKPPTKHELQIQIPTKEKVSITRDVGTQSSTPVNYLSSKSPSPARTPSIEERSTKRCVADDSPMTTPEIKSQEKVEVKETRGKEDTKRNEEQLELEGERNNNNKQEQKSTKCSRQGCLSRLCMRQKQKEKKHSKSIKKKKNIFLCHDINGC; encoded by the exons ATGAAAATAGAAACTAGTATGGCACAATCACCTATTGGAAATTCAACAAGGCGCAGCGACGATTGCGATTTTAACCTTAGAGAATGGACTCTTAAGGCCAAAATTAGCAGAGAAAACACAAATTCAAGAAGATTTTCAGCTTCTTATATTAGAAGTTTTAGAGAAGATGCAAAATCTTTTAGATCAAACATTTCCATTTCTAGTACTGCTTCTTCCCCTGGCTACATCACCTTAAGAG ATGAAATTGATCCATCAACTTATTCTTTTACCACTGCCCTTAAAG CATTGCAGGCAAAAACAACATATAGTTGGGAATACATGTCACCAGATGGATTGGCTTTAAACTCGAAATGGAATGAAGCTGAGAAATATATATGCAATCCTTTATCAGGGGAAGTTCCATTAGAATGTTTGTCAGCAAAAACACTAAGTGGAAGATCGTTTCGACAATTAACGAATAAAATCACCATGTCTGCACCTTTGATTTATCCTTCACAATATCAGACTAGAGCTAGACAATTCTGTCCAAAACCTCCTACAAAACATGAATTACAAATCCAAATTCCAACCAAAG aGAAAGTAAGCATTACAAGAGATGTGGGAACACAGAGTAGTACTCCAGTTAATTACTTAAGTTCAAAGAGTCCAAGTCCTGCTCGTACTCCATCCATTGAGGAAAGATCAACAAAACGTTGTGTAGCTGATGATTCACCCATGACTACTCCTGAAATCAAATCTCAGGAAAAG gtGGAAGTGAAAGAAACAAGAGGGAAAGAAGACACAAAAAGAAATGAGGAACAGCTGGAACTGGAAGGTgagagaaataataataataagcagGAGCAGAAGAGTACTAAATGCAGCAGGCAAGGATGTTTGTCAAGATTGTGCATGAGACAAAAGcagaaagagaaaaaacatagtaaatcaataaagaagaagaagaacatcTTTCTTTGCCATGATATAAATGGATGCTAA
- the LOC107011025 gene encoding RHOMBOID-like protein 9, chloroplastic isoform X2, whose translation MVCTTVSLGKVHSMGCIPQKVVPILSHVYREDNRLFPLVPQLSRTSLRRLFWTVKSSLSNQEKQLRALDSYFQKLHDSTGASSSIEIEKLTGKNHRPKAEKALRSLDYFRGKEPKFHTFSSSDENTIEEASYFSMRMINRGGRAKKLEQYMKLKAKDIESSNEESSSFYLIGILASINIAVFLFETASPVRNSEVGMLSLPMVYGAKINHLILLGEWWRLLTPMFLHSGVLHIALGCWVLLSFGPQVCKAYGSFPFFLIYVLGGISGNLISFLHTAEPTVGGTGPAFALIGAWLIYQVQNKDMLGKEAAKSMMDKAIIATAISFVLSNFGPIDDWAHFGATLMGIAYGYLVCPSAQVENIASSESGQKEGMTLVKQYSDPYLGGNPSTSFMLIFALIGGGMGASSMLAGFFHLRKWTSHSLASAASSAIISWAITALAFGLVCKQIIMGGHRGKRLQTLEALITIAMVTQLLYILLLHAGIFHSRYGPVYGSYGPQH comes from the exons ATGGTCTGTACTACAGTATCATTAGGAAAAGTTCATAGCATGGGATGCATTCCACAAAAGGTTGTGCCTATATTAAGCCATGTATATAGGGAGGATAACAGATTGTTTCCACTCGTACCCCAGCTTTCGCGTACTTCTCTGAGAAGATTATTTTGGACAGTGAAATCTTCATTGAGTAATCAGGAGAAGCAACTGAGAGCCTTAGATTCTTACTTCCAAAAGCTTCATGATAGCACGGGAGCTTCATCTTCGATTGAGATAGAAAAACTAACAGGAAAAAATCATCGACCTAAAGCAGAGAAGGCACTACGATCTTTGGATTACTTTCGTGGAAAAG AGCCAAAATTCCATACATTTTCATCTTCTGATGAGAATACAATTGAAGAAGCATCATATTTTTCCATGAGAATGATCAACAGAGGTGGCAGGGCTAAGAAACTAGAACAGTACATGAAGTTAAAAGCTAAGGATATTGAGAGTTCGAACGAAGAATCATCTAGTTTTTACTTGAT AGGAATACTGGCTTCTATTAACATTGCAGTATTCCTCTTTGAGACAGCTAGTCCAGTCAGGAACTCGGAAGTAGGGATGTTGTCACTACCAATGGTATATGGCGCGAAGATAAATCATTTGATCCTACTTGGTGAATGGTGGAGGCTTTTAACACCGATGTTTCTG CACTCAGGAGTCCTTCACATAGCCCTTGGTTGTTGGGTGCTTCTAAGTTTTGGGCCTCAAGTATGTAAAGCATATGGTTCATTTCCATTTTTCCTGATATATGTTCTTGGAGGAATTTCTGGTAACCTCATCAGTTTTCTTCACACCGCGGAGCCAACTGTTGGAGGAACT GGACCTGCTTTTGCTCTAATAGGAGCTTGGCTCATTTATCAAGTCCAGAACAAAGACATGCTAGGAAAAGAAGCTGCTAAAAGCATGATGGATAAGGCGATAATAGCAACTGCTATCAGCTTTGTGCTAAGCAACTTTGGGCCTATAGATGACTG GGCACATTTTGGAGCAACATTGATGGGAATAGCATATGGTTATCTTGTATGTCCAAGTGCTCAAGTGGAAAATATTGCATCTTCAGAAAGTGGTCAAAAAGAAGGAATGACACTAGTTAAACAATATTCAGATCCTT ATTTAGGTGGGAATCCATCAACAagttttatgttgatttttgcATTGATTGGGGGAGGAATGGGTGCTTCCTCTATGCTAGCTGGGTTTTTTCATCTCCGGAAATGGACTAGTCACAGTTTGGCTAGTGCTGCTTCTTCAGCTATAATCTCTTGGGCCATTACTGCTCTTGCTTTTGG TTTAGTTTGCAAGCAGATAATAATGGGAGGTCACCGAGGAAAACGCCTG CAAACTTTGGAAGCGTTGATCACCATAGCTATGGTGACTCAATTACTCTATATACTACTGTTGCACGCTGGGATTTTTCACAGCAGGTATGGCCCTGTTTATGGTTCCTATGGACCTCAGCACTAA
- the LOC107011025 gene encoding RHOMBOID-like protein 9, chloroplastic isoform X1 — protein sequence MVCTTVSLGKVHSMGCIPQKVVPILSHVYREDNRLFPLVPQLSRTSLRRLFWTVKSSLSNQEKQLRALDSYFQKLHDSTGASSSIEIEKLTGKNHRPKAEKALRSLDYFRGKEPKFHTFSSSDENTIEEASYFSMRMINRGGRAKKLEQYMKLKAKDIESSNEESSSFYLIGILASINIAVFLFETASPVRNSEVGMLSLPMVYGAKINHLILLGEWWRLLTPMFLHSGVLHIALGCWVLLSFGPQVCKAYGSFPFFLIYVLGGISGNLISFLHTAEPTVGGTGPAFALIGAWLIYQVQNKDMLGKEAAKSMMDKAIIATAISFVLSNFGPIDDWAHFGATLMGIAYGYLVCPSAQVENIASSESGQKEGMTLVKQYSDPYLGGNPSTSFMLIFALIGGGMGASSMLAGFFHLRKWTSHSLASAASSAIISWAITALAFGLQADNNGRSPRKTPANFGSVDHHSYGDSITLYTTVARWDFSQQVWPCLWFLWTSALNCSTRSSSAIAPP from the exons ATGGTCTGTACTACAGTATCATTAGGAAAAGTTCATAGCATGGGATGCATTCCACAAAAGGTTGTGCCTATATTAAGCCATGTATATAGGGAGGATAACAGATTGTTTCCACTCGTACCCCAGCTTTCGCGTACTTCTCTGAGAAGATTATTTTGGACAGTGAAATCTTCATTGAGTAATCAGGAGAAGCAACTGAGAGCCTTAGATTCTTACTTCCAAAAGCTTCATGATAGCACGGGAGCTTCATCTTCGATTGAGATAGAAAAACTAACAGGAAAAAATCATCGACCTAAAGCAGAGAAGGCACTACGATCTTTGGATTACTTTCGTGGAAAAG AGCCAAAATTCCATACATTTTCATCTTCTGATGAGAATACAATTGAAGAAGCATCATATTTTTCCATGAGAATGATCAACAGAGGTGGCAGGGCTAAGAAACTAGAACAGTACATGAAGTTAAAAGCTAAGGATATTGAGAGTTCGAACGAAGAATCATCTAGTTTTTACTTGAT AGGAATACTGGCTTCTATTAACATTGCAGTATTCCTCTTTGAGACAGCTAGTCCAGTCAGGAACTCGGAAGTAGGGATGTTGTCACTACCAATGGTATATGGCGCGAAGATAAATCATTTGATCCTACTTGGTGAATGGTGGAGGCTTTTAACACCGATGTTTCTG CACTCAGGAGTCCTTCACATAGCCCTTGGTTGTTGGGTGCTTCTAAGTTTTGGGCCTCAAGTATGTAAAGCATATGGTTCATTTCCATTTTTCCTGATATATGTTCTTGGAGGAATTTCTGGTAACCTCATCAGTTTTCTTCACACCGCGGAGCCAACTGTTGGAGGAACT GGACCTGCTTTTGCTCTAATAGGAGCTTGGCTCATTTATCAAGTCCAGAACAAAGACATGCTAGGAAAAGAAGCTGCTAAAAGCATGATGGATAAGGCGATAATAGCAACTGCTATCAGCTTTGTGCTAAGCAACTTTGGGCCTATAGATGACTG GGCACATTTTGGAGCAACATTGATGGGAATAGCATATGGTTATCTTGTATGTCCAAGTGCTCAAGTGGAAAATATTGCATCTTCAGAAAGTGGTCAAAAAGAAGGAATGACACTAGTTAAACAATATTCAGATCCTT ATTTAGGTGGGAATCCATCAACAagttttatgttgatttttgcATTGATTGGGGGAGGAATGGGTGCTTCCTCTATGCTAGCTGGGTTTTTTCATCTCCGGAAATGGACTAGTCACAGTTTGGCTAGTGCTGCTTCTTCAGCTATAATCTCTTGGGCCATTACTGCTCTTGCTTTTGG TTTGCAAGCAGATAATAATGGGAGGTCACCGAGGAAAACGCCTG CAAACTTTGGAAGCGTTGATCACCATAGCTATGGTGACTCAATTACTCTATATACTACTGTTGCACGCTGGGATTTTTCACAGCAGGTATGGCCCTGTTTATGGTTCCTATGGACCTCAGCACTAAATTGCTCAACTCGGTCCAGCTCTGCAATTGCTCCTCCGTGA